In Pyxidicoccus trucidator, a single genomic region encodes these proteins:
- a CDS encoding DUF2378 family protein, which yields MTDKGRAVEGLDASVSKDLEARLALATKDDTARGLFFNGVVAAVRVMGGDAAVERCLAASGEKKFIDFFNYPVSAFLRMSFTAAQVMGPKFGGFDGALRRMGVVATQDFLSSAAGKTLLLLASESPKRLVGNLHAGYRAAVSYGERGVTWTGDKTGVFFMKRDFMPPPYHEGTLQAAIEAVSGKQVQVHGRQTGPLDTEYTLSWQ from the coding sequence ATGACCGACAAGGGCAGGGCAGTCGAAGGGCTCGACGCGAGCGTCTCCAAGGACCTGGAAGCGCGGCTGGCGCTGGCCACGAAGGACGACACGGCGCGCGGGCTGTTCTTCAACGGCGTGGTGGCCGCGGTGCGGGTGATGGGCGGCGACGCGGCGGTGGAGCGCTGCCTCGCGGCCAGCGGAGAGAAGAAGTTCATCGACTTCTTCAACTACCCGGTGTCCGCGTTCCTGCGGATGTCCTTCACCGCGGCGCAGGTGATGGGGCCGAAGTTCGGCGGCTTCGACGGAGCGCTGCGGCGCATGGGCGTGGTGGCGACGCAGGACTTCCTGTCGTCGGCGGCGGGCAAGACGCTGCTGCTGCTGGCGTCGGAGAGCCCGAAGCGGCTGGTGGGCAACCTGCACGCCGGCTACCGGGCGGCGGTGAGCTACGGCGAGCGCGGCGTGACGTGGACGGGCGACAAGACGGGCGTCTTCTTCATGAAGCGCGACTTCATGCCGCCGCCGTACCACGAAGGCACGCTGCAGGCCGCCATCGAGGCGGTGAGCGGCAAGCAGGTGCAGGTGCACGGCCGTCAGACGGGGCCGCTCGACACCGAGTACACGCTGTCCTGGCAGTAG